A window from Phoenix dactylifera cultivar Barhee BC4 unplaced genomic scaffold, palm_55x_up_171113_PBpolish2nd_filt_p 000452F, whole genome shotgun sequence encodes these proteins:
- the LOC120106086 gene encoding uncharacterized protein LOC120106086 — MYSNSDLVRKILRSLPRTWEAKVTAIQEAKDLSILPLEELLGSLMTHELTMNQHLEDESQKRKGIAFKASTQKECNESSDEGEDESENDDIALFAKKFSKFMRRRKMNFKRNPITRSEAEKDKEKGKDSLVCYECKRPGHFRLDCPLLKKSQKKTKKAFVAMWGDSDESSSEEEPQEVANICLVPQDNEISPNASPSFTFDELYEAFNELVRDYKKLGMKNKDLRTENKILNELSEKYNEEKQSLTNEMQMLNSENQKKVKQNEELLNENQNLKKEVDKYKLIVNKFTGSSERLDMILNSQRAVFNKAGLGFRPKKEQKLLKNFFVKATKTEAIQSTYFCCGKPRHKSYMCNYRQTLKKGNLKKIWIPKETAHTNYEGPKKTWVPKAL; from the coding sequence ATGTattctaacagtgatcttgtcaggaagattcttcgttcaCTACCACGCACTTGGGAGGCCAAAGTGACAGCAatacaagaagccaaggacctcaGCATCCTTCCTCTAGAGGAGCTTCTCGGATCCTTGATGACTCATGAACTCACCATGAACCAACATCTTGAGGATGAGAGTCAGAAGAGAAAAGGAATAGCATTTAAGGCTTCTACCCAAAAGGAATGTAATGAGAGTAGtgatgaaggagaagatgagAGTGAGAATGATGACATTGCCCTTTTCGCAAAAAAATTCAGTAAGTTTATGAGGAGAAGGAAGATGAACTTCAAAAGGAATCCCATAACAAGAAGTGAGGCAGAAAAGGATAAGGAGAAAGGAAAAGATTCCTTAGTGTGCTATGAGTGTAAGAGACCCGGACATTTTAGACTAGATTGTCCGCTCTTGAAGAAATCGCAAAAGAAAACGAAGAAGGCATTTGTTGCTATGTGGGGAGATAGCGATGAATCCTCATCTGAAGAAGAACCCCAAGAAGTAGCCAACATTTGCCTTGTGCCTCAAGACAATGAGATAAGTCCTAATGCATCACCaagttttacttttgatgaattatatgaagctttcaaTGAGCTAGTCAGAGATTataagaagcttggcatgaaaAATAAGGACTTAAGAACTGAAAACAAAATTCTAAATGAATTATCTGAAAAATACAATGAAGAAAAACAGTCCTTAACCAATGAGATGCAAATGTTGAATTCTGAAAATCAGAAGAAAGTCAAACAAAATGAAGAGCTGCTAAATGAGAACCAAAACCTTAAAAAAGAAGTTGATAAGTATAAGTTAATTGTAAATAAGTTCACTGGCAGTTCTGAAAGATTAGATATGATTTtaaatagtcaaagagctgttttcaataaagccggactTGGATTTAGGCCtaaaaaggaacaaaaacttctaaagaatttttttgtcaAAGCCACAAAAACTGAAGCTATTCAATCTACATATTTTTGTTGCGGTAAACCCAGGCATAAATCTTATATGTGCAACTATAGACAAACATTAAAAAAGGGTaacttaaagaaaatttggattccaaaagaaaCTGCTCACACTAactatgaaggacccaagaagacttgggtacctaaagcccTTTGA